The following proteins are co-located in the Nonlabens ponticola genome:
- a CDS encoding DUF6252 family protein, with product MTFKKVLLIMLATIAFYSCEDNLDVDNKPAIQALRNNEFFDAREMSATTNSDGTVTIVGQSVQDRLEINISSSNPSIYVLGQGSPNEAKYTVNNSIVFSTRTGDSNGVVEVEPSLEDGTISGTFNFISFLPNATDTLVMRRGVFYQVPFGSQVGSSVVNNLSARIAGENFRPTSVNPQNNNDLVTVTATGSTRQVVLSFPDNIAVGSYDINGDGDIAAALVVDGNQNAAVSGRLEVTSVNRVNGQVSGTFEFLTEPPTSINVTNGTFTVTL from the coding sequence ATGACTTTCAAAAAAGTACTCCTTATTATGCTTGCCACGATAGCCTTTTATTCTTGTGAGGATAACTTGGACGTGGACAACAAGCCAGCGATACAGGCATTGCGCAATAACGAGTTCTTTGATGCTAGAGAGATGAGTGCCACCACTAATAGTGATGGTACCGTGACTATTGTTGGTCAAAGCGTACAGGATCGATTGGAAATAAATATCTCTTCATCAAATCCCAGTATCTATGTACTGGGACAAGGAAGTCCTAATGAGGCAAAATATACCGTTAACAACAGTATAGTTTTTTCAACTCGTACAGGAGACAGCAACGGTGTCGTTGAGGTTGAGCCTAGTCTTGAGGACGGCACTATCTCGGGAACTTTTAACTTTATAAGCTTTTTGCCTAATGCTACAGACACGTTGGTTATGCGTCGTGGTGTGTTCTATCAGGTGCCATTCGGTTCTCAGGTTGGATCTAGTGTAGTTAACAATTTATCCGCAAGAATTGCTGGCGAGAACTTTAGACCTACTAGTGTGAACCCGCAAAATAATAATGACCTTGTAACCGTCACAGCAACAGGTAGTACGCGACAAGTGGTATTGAGTTTTCCTGATAACATTGCCGTAGGATCCTATGATATCAATGGAGATGGAGATATCGCCGCAGCGCTAGTAGTAGATGGCAACCAGAATGCCGCAGTGTCAGGTAGGCTAGAGGTAACATCAGTAAATAGGGTCAACGGCCAGGTGAGCGGTACATTTGAGTTCCTTACAGAGCCGCCAACGAGCATCAATGTCACCAACGGTACTTTTACCGTTACCCTATAA
- a CDS encoding acyl-CoA dehydrogenase family protein → MKPDLFEAPDYYQLDDLLSEEHKMIRDAARSWVKRDVSPIIEEAAQSATFPKSIIPGLASIGGFGPYIPEEYGGAGLDQISYGLIMQELERGDSGVRSTASVQSSLVMYPIWKYGTEEQKKKFLPKLASGEFMGSFGLTEPDHGSNPGGMITRFKKDGDHIILNGAKLWISNSPFCDVAVVWAKDENDRIHGVIVERGMEGFTTPETHNKWSLRASATGELIFQDVKIPKSNILPGRSGLGAPLSCLDSARFGIAWGAIGAAMDCYDTALRYAKQRKQFGKPIAGFQLQQKKLAEMITEITKAQLLAWRLGVLREEGRATSAQISMAKRNNVEIAINIAREARQILGGMGITGEYSIMRHSMNLESVITYEGTHDIHLLITGLDITGENAFV, encoded by the coding sequence ATGAAACCAGACCTGTTTGAGGCGCCAGATTATTATCAGCTAGATGATTTGTTGAGTGAAGAACACAAGATGATACGCGATGCAGCAAGATCGTGGGTCAAGCGTGACGTGTCGCCTATCATTGAAGAGGCCGCACAATCAGCGACTTTTCCTAAAAGTATCATTCCTGGACTAGCGTCGATAGGTGGTTTTGGCCCTTACATTCCAGAAGAATATGGTGGTGCAGGATTAGACCAAATTTCCTACGGCTTGATCATGCAGGAACTAGAGCGTGGCGATAGCGGTGTGCGGTCAACGGCATCAGTACAATCCTCGCTGGTGATGTATCCCATCTGGAAATACGGTACCGAGGAACAGAAGAAAAAATTCTTGCCTAAGCTTGCCAGTGGTGAGTTTATGGGATCCTTTGGTTTGACTGAACCTGATCATGGATCAAATCCTGGCGGCATGATTACCAGATTCAAAAAAGATGGCGATCACATCATATTAAATGGCGCCAAATTATGGATCTCTAATAGTCCGTTTTGTGATGTGGCAGTTGTCTGGGCCAAGGATGAAAACGACCGCATACACGGTGTAATAGTAGAACGTGGTATGGAAGGATTTACCACACCAGAGACTCACAACAAATGGTCCTTGAGAGCAAGCGCGACTGGTGAACTCATTTTTCAGGATGTAAAAATCCCTAAAAGCAACATTCTACCTGGTAGATCTGGATTGGGCGCACCGCTGAGCTGCCTGGATTCCGCACGATTTGGGATTGCATGGGGCGCGATAGGTGCTGCCATGGATTGTTATGATACAGCATTGAGATATGCAAAACAGCGCAAACAATTTGGCAAACCGATTGCGGGATTCCAGTTGCAACAAAAGAAACTGGCAGAGATGATTACTGAAATCACAAAAGCTCAATTGCTTGCATGGCGACTAGGCGTATTGCGTGAAGAAGGTCGCGCTACCAGTGCACAAATCTCCATGGCTAAACGTAATAATGTAGAAATCGCCATCAATATCGCACGCGAGGCACGCCAGATTCTAGGCGGCATGGGAATAACTGGAGAATACAGTATCATGCGTCATAGCATGAACCTAGAGAGCGTGATCACCTATGAAGGAACACACGATATCCACTTGCTGATTACTGGACTAGATATTACAGGCGAGAATGCGTTTGTATGA
- a CDS encoding GreA/GreB family elongation factor, producing MSRGFVKEGDQEEPVVIPKRAILPDGTINYVTQRGYELLQEELGALENELGTIDHENETDRRRANTLIHGKIKLLKERIASARKLNVNAEKKNEVRFGAVVTFKNLTNNSTQMVSIVGVDEADVAQGKISFTTPIAKALTGSQVGEVIDFKLGSEVRKLKILNIDY from the coding sequence ATGAGCCGTGGTTTTGTCAAAGAAGGCGATCAAGAAGAACCAGTCGTTATTCCTAAAAGAGCTATTTTACCTGATGGCACCATCAACTATGTCACGCAGCGCGGTTATGAATTGCTACAGGAAGAATTGGGAGCATTAGAAAACGAGCTAGGCACAATTGATCACGAGAATGAAACAGATAGACGCAGAGCCAACACGCTTATTCACGGTAAAATAAAATTGCTCAAAGAACGTATCGCAAGTGCCAGAAAGCTAAATGTCAATGCAGAAAAGAAAAACGAGGTACGTTTTGGCGCTGTTGTAACCTTCAAAAACCTTACAAATAACTCGACCCAAATGGTCAGTATCGTAGGCGTCGATGAGGCAGACGTTGCTCAAGGTAAAATATCATTTACTACACCAATCGCTAAAGCACTTACCGGATCGCAAGTAGGTGAGGTAATCGATTTCAAGCTAGGTAGTGAAGTTAGAAAGCTCAAAATTTTAAATATTGATTACTAG
- a CDS encoding NifU family protein yields the protein MKGEKLKQAVEAGLEEIRPFLQRDGGDIELVSIDQEKFVKVRLLGTCVGCHVNQMTLKSGVELTIKKHAPQIESVVDVSNMTEKEDYRDQLDS from the coding sequence ATGAAAGGCGAGAAACTTAAACAAGCCGTAGAAGCTGGACTAGAAGAGATCAGACCATTTTTGCAACGTGATGGTGGCGACATTGAATTAGTCTCCATTGATCAAGAAAAGTTCGTCAAAGTACGATTGCTAGGCACCTGTGTAGGATGTCATGTTAATCAAATGACCCTTAAATCTGGAGTGGAATTGACCATCAAGAAACACGCGCCACAAATAGAATCTGTGGTTGATGTCTCTAACATGACAGAGAAAGAAGATTATCGAGATCAATTAGATTCCTAA
- a CDS encoding DUF3050 domain-containing protein produces the protein MATYILQVAIIFVKKSMQSLLNDRITLSRKRLLNHPLYTSIKTVEHLHTFMQSHVYAVWDFMSLLKALQQELTCTSVPWQPVGDPQLRYLINEIVLAEETDLDIDGHRNSHYEMYLDAMQAAGIETTAIEKIIHSFNSIKSVKSGAASLEPHIAQFLINTFDIIEGGKPHEIAAAFTYGREDLIPDMFTKIIKGLDHQSINMDLSKIKYYFDRHIELDGDEHGPMAHRMVSMLCGDDEEKWDEAIKVSNASLDSRYQLFDGILESLN, from the coding sequence ATGGCTACTTACATCTTGCAGGTAGCCATTATTTTTGTAAAAAAGTCTATGCAATCGCTGTTGAATGATAGGATTACGCTTTCGCGAAAGCGGTTACTCAACCATCCACTCTACACCTCTATAAAAACCGTTGAGCATTTACATACATTCATGCAATCCCATGTGTACGCCGTGTGGGATTTCATGTCTCTACTCAAGGCCTTGCAACAAGAATTGACTTGCACCAGCGTGCCCTGGCAACCGGTAGGCGATCCACAATTGAGATATCTAATCAATGAGATTGTCCTTGCAGAGGAAACCGATCTTGACATCGACGGTCATCGCAATAGCCATTATGAGATGTATCTGGATGCCATGCAAGCCGCAGGAATTGAGACCACGGCTATTGAAAAGATTATCCATTCCTTTAACAGCATAAAGTCAGTAAAATCGGGAGCAGCATCCCTAGAACCGCATATTGCGCAATTCTTGATCAACACATTTGATATTATTGAAGGTGGAAAGCCACACGAGATTGCGGCAGCATTTACTTACGGTCGTGAGGACCTTATTCCAGACATGTTTACTAAAATAATCAAGGGTCTAGATCATCAATCCATAAACATGGATTTATCAAAAATCAAGTATTACTTTGATCGTCATATTGAACTAGACGGCGATGAGCATGGACCGATGGCGCATCGTATGGTAAGTATGCTGTGCGGTGATGATGAAGAAAAATGGGATGAGGCCATCAAAGTGAGCAATGCTAGTCTTGATAGCCGTTATCAATTATTTGATGGTATTCTTGAGAGCCTGAATTAG
- a CDS encoding DUF2237 family protein: MNGKRNVLGEQLIGCCTDPMTGFYRDGYCRTSNADTGTHVVCAVMTNEFLEFTKSKGNDLSTPIPQFNFPGLKAGDKWCLCISRWLEAEKAGCAPYVDLKATDQKALEYTNINVLKTYAE; the protein is encoded by the coding sequence ATGAATGGTAAGAGAAATGTATTAGGTGAGCAATTAATAGGCTGTTGTACTGATCCCATGACAGGATTCTATAGAGACGGTTATTGCCGCACCTCAAATGCGGATACTGGAACCCATGTAGTTTGTGCTGTGATGACTAATGAGTTTCTAGAATTCACAAAATCCAAAGGCAATGATTTATCCACGCCTATACCACAGTTCAATTTTCCAGGTTTGAAAGCTGGCGATAAATGGTGTTTATGTATATCTAGATGGCTGGAAGCAGAAAAGGCTGGTTGTGCACCCTATGTTGATCTCAAAGCGACCGATCAAAAAGCATTGGAATACACCAACATCAATGTGCTTAAAACCTATGCAGAATGA
- the rimM gene encoding ribosome maturation factor RimM (Essential for efficient processing of 16S rRNA) yields MRKEDCFYVGTIVNKFSFKGELLVKLDTDEPELFLEMESVFIEIGKDLVPFFVERSQLHKSMLLRVKFEDIDDEPAADSMMKRELYLPLTALPALDGDKFYFHEIIGFTIIDENYGEVGTITGVNDTTSQALFEIDNNGDEVLIPINDEFINKVDRENKVIEVNTPDGLIDLYLS; encoded by the coding sequence ATGCGTAAGGAAGATTGTTTTTACGTAGGTACAATTGTCAATAAATTTAGTTTTAAAGGTGAGCTGCTTGTCAAACTAGACACAGACGAGCCAGAACTTTTTCTAGAAATGGAATCAGTCTTTATCGAGATAGGTAAAGATTTGGTTCCATTTTTTGTTGAACGCAGCCAGTTGCATAAATCTATGCTGCTGCGCGTCAAGTTTGAGGACATAGATGATGAGCCAGCGGCCGACAGTATGATGAAGCGCGAGTTGTACCTACCGCTTACTGCATTACCAGCCCTAGATGGCGACAAGTTTTACTTTCACGAGATCATTGGCTTTACCATTATTGATGAAAATTATGGTGAGGTAGGCACTATAACAGGCGTTAACGACACCACATCACAGGCTTTGTTCGAGATTGACAATAATGGTGATGAGGTATTGATACCAATCAATGATGAATTTATCAATAAAGTAGATCGAGAGAATAAAGTAATTGAGGTCAATACACCGGACGGTTTGATAGATCTTTATCTGTCATAA
- the uvrC gene encoding excinuclease ABC subunit UvrC — protein sequence MELPPLEVQIKTLPLSPGVYLYYDKTDRLLYVGKAKKIKKRVSSYFTKNHDSYRISTMVKKIVRIEHIVVQTETDALLLENSLIKSRSPKYNIMLRDDKTYPWLCIKNERFPRVFLTRKMIKDGSEYYGPYTSVRTVRTLLELVKSLYPIRTCNYDLQEEKIQAGKYKLCLEYHIGNCKGPCTGLQNETSYNNNIDALRGIVKGDFKEAVKHFNTLMQEHAANMEFEDAQRIKDKLDILTRYQTKSTIVNPNISNVDIFTIVSDEAAGYVNYLQINHGSITRSHTMELKKQLDESDKELLKLAIVELRTRFDSQSREIYTQFPLDLGEEIKVTVPKLGDKKRVVELSERNAKFFRQEQFKTIKIVDPDRHVNRLMIQMKADLRLDEEPRHMECFDNSNIQGTNPVAACVVFKNGKPSKSEYRHFNIKTVDGPDDFASMEEVVYRRYRRLQEEDQPLPQLVIVDGGKGQLSSGVKALERLGLRGTIPIIGIAKRLEELFYPNDPVPLYLDKRSESLKVIQHMRNEAHRFGINHHRNKRSKQAIETELDVIPGIGGKTVVSLLQHFRSVKRVKEATEKELIGVVGLSKARKIIDYYSGEQE from the coding sequence ATGGAATTACCGCCACTAGAGGTACAAATCAAGACGCTGCCCTTATCGCCAGGAGTGTATCTGTATTATGACAAGACAGATCGATTGCTCTATGTGGGTAAGGCCAAAAAGATCAAAAAACGCGTCTCATCCTACTTTACCAAAAATCACGATAGCTATCGCATATCGACCATGGTCAAGAAGATCGTGCGTATCGAGCACATCGTGGTACAAACCGAAACCGATGCACTGCTGCTGGAAAACAGCCTGATAAAATCCAGGTCGCCCAAGTATAACATTATGCTGCGCGATGACAAGACCTATCCATGGTTGTGTATTAAGAATGAGCGGTTCCCACGCGTTTTCCTGACGCGTAAAATGATTAAGGATGGTAGCGAATATTATGGACCGTACACCAGCGTTCGTACCGTTAGGACTTTGCTAGAGTTGGTAAAATCTCTTTATCCCATACGCACTTGTAATTATGATTTACAAGAAGAAAAGATACAGGCTGGCAAGTATAAACTATGCCTTGAATACCACATAGGTAACTGTAAAGGCCCATGCACAGGATTACAAAACGAGACCTCTTACAATAACAATATTGACGCCCTGCGCGGTATTGTAAAAGGTGATTTTAAAGAAGCCGTCAAGCATTTTAATACGCTCATGCAGGAACATGCTGCAAATATGGAGTTTGAGGATGCCCAACGCATCAAGGACAAGCTGGATATCTTGACGCGTTACCAGACAAAATCAACCATTGTCAATCCCAACATTTCAAACGTGGATATTTTCACGATTGTTAGTGACGAGGCAGCTGGTTATGTAAATTATTTGCAGATCAATCACGGTTCCATCACCAGATCGCACACCATGGAACTTAAAAAGCAGCTGGATGAGAGCGATAAAGAATTACTCAAACTAGCCATCGTTGAACTGCGCACTAGATTTGACTCTCAATCTCGTGAGATTTACACGCAATTTCCACTAGATCTAGGTGAGGAAATCAAGGTAACCGTACCTAAGCTAGGTGATAAAAAACGTGTCGTCGAGTTATCAGAGCGCAATGCAAAATTCTTTAGACAAGAGCAGTTCAAAACAATCAAGATCGTAGATCCAGATCGTCACGTCAATAGATTGATGATCCAGATGAAAGCCGACTTGAGACTGGACGAGGAACCTAGACATATGGAATGTTTTGACAACTCCAACATTCAGGGTACCAATCCGGTTGCGGCTTGTGTGGTTTTCAAGAATGGTAAACCCAGCAAGAGTGAATATCGTCACTTCAACATTAAGACCGTGGACGGTCCAGATGATTTTGCCAGCATGGAAGAAGTTGTTTATAGGCGCTATCGCAGACTGCAAGAAGAAGACCAGCCATTACCACAATTGGTCATTGTGGATGGTGGTAAAGGACAATTGTCCAGCGGCGTCAAGGCGCTGGAACGACTAGGATTGCGTGGCACGATTCCAATAATTGGTATCGCCAAGAGGCTGGAAGAACTATTCTATCCCAACGATCCTGTACCTTTATATCTGGACAAACGGTCTGAGTCGCTCAAGGTAATCCAGCATATGAGGAACGAGGCGCACCGTTTTGGCATCAATCATCATAGGAACAAGCGCAGCAAGCAGGCCATCGAGACAGAGCTGGACGTGATCCCAGGAATAGGTGGTAAAACCGTCGTGAGTTTGTTGCAGCATTTTAGATCTGTAAAAAGAGTCAAGGAAGCAACAGAAAAAGAACTTATTGGCGTTGTAGGATTGAGCAAGGCAAGAAAAATAATCGATTATTATAGCGGTGAGCAGGAATAG
- a CDS encoding CBS domain-containing protein, which yields MGIKSFMGRRSEQKTDTREAIRVKDYMKRKLITFKPDQNINAVMETLLKQRITGGPVVDDQDNLVGIISDTDLMQVIGDSRYHNLPVGDRTVSDYMSKEVATIDAEADIFDAAGRFLKSGHRRFPVTEQGKLIGQISRMDVIIAATNLKKDHWH from the coding sequence ATGGGAATTAAAAGTTTTATGGGCCGCAGGTCCGAGCAAAAAACAGATACAAGAGAAGCTATAAGGGTTAAAGATTATATGAAGCGCAAACTCATCACTTTCAAACCCGACCAAAACATTAATGCTGTGATGGAGACGCTACTAAAGCAACGCATTACTGGTGGTCCTGTGGTCGATGATCAAGACAATCTGGTAGGAATCATTAGTGACACAGATCTCATGCAAGTGATAGGTGATAGCAGGTATCATAATTTGCCAGTGGGCGATCGTACCGTATCAGATTATATGAGCAAAGAAGTAGCCACAATTGATGCCGAGGCCGATATTTTTGATGCTGCTGGTAGGTTTTTAAAGTCTGGTCACCGCAGGTTTCCAGTTACTGAGCAAGGAAAGCTCATAGGTCAAATAAGTAGAATGGATGTGATTATTGCAGCAACTAATCTTAAAAAGGATCACTGGCACTAG
- the trxA gene encoding thioredoxin, with protein sequence MAKFSEIINDQVPVLVDFYATWCGPCQTMMPVLEQLKDDLKDGIKIIKVDVDKNKALATKFAVRGVPAFMIFKNGKQVWRGAGVQPLHSLKAEIVKYA encoded by the coding sequence ATGGCAAAATTTAGCGAAATCATCAACGATCAAGTTCCAGTACTTGTTGATTTTTATGCGACCTGGTGTGGTCCTTGTCAAACCATGATGCCGGTATTAGAACAACTCAAAGACGATCTTAAGGATGGCATCAAGATCATCAAAGTTGATGTGGACAAGAATAAAGCACTCGCTACTAAGTTTGCCGTGCGTGGTGTTCCTGCTTTCATGATTTTTAAAAATGGTAAGCAAGTATGGCGCGGCGCTGGTGTGCAACCCTTACATTCACTCAAAGCTGAAATAGTAAAATATGCGTGA
- a CDS encoding tRNA1(Val) (adenine(37)-N6)-methyltransferase encodes MSTFKFKQFTIEQDRCAQKVGTDGVLLGAWVNANEANSILDIGAGTGLISLMMAQRNHHAQIDAVELDTEAFEQCTSNFENSIWADRLYCYHASFQEFYEEVDDRYDLIISNPPFFQAATVDTGMDQARQQARFDNALPFEELIYGVYKLLASNGRFACIIPADREEEFVKIANHFQLYTKRKMYVRGAESSEVKRCLLEVSFRACLPARQESEITINHLTIEKGRHDYTEDYIQLTRDFYLNM; translated from the coding sequence ATGTCCACTTTCAAGTTCAAACAATTTACCATCGAGCAGGATCGCTGCGCACAAAAAGTAGGTACCGATGGTGTCCTTTTAGGTGCATGGGTAAATGCTAACGAGGCAAACTCTATACTGGATATAGGTGCTGGTACTGGGTTGATTAGTTTGATGATGGCGCAACGCAATCACCATGCACAGATTGATGCAGTAGAGCTGGATACCGAAGCCTTTGAACAATGTACCTCAAATTTTGAAAACAGCATTTGGGCAGATCGACTGTACTGCTACCACGCGTCGTTTCAAGAATTTTATGAAGAAGTAGATGATCGTTATGATTTGATCATCAGCAATCCACCGTTTTTTCAAGCTGCTACAGTTGATACAGGAATGGACCAAGCTAGACAGCAAGCCAGATTTGATAATGCGCTACCTTTTGAAGAACTGATCTATGGAGTTTACAAATTACTTGCTAGCAATGGAAGGTTTGCTTGTATTATTCCAGCAGATAGAGAAGAGGAGTTCGTTAAAATCGCAAATCATTTTCAGCTTTACACAAAGCGTAAGATGTACGTGCGAGGTGCAGAATCGAGTGAGGTAAAAAGATGCTTGTTAGAAGTTAGCTTTCGCGCCTGCCTGCCGGCGAGGCAGGAAAGCGAAATAACAATCAATCATTTAACCATAGAGAAAGGACGTCACGATTATACTGAGGACTACATTCAATTAACTCGTGATTTTTATCTCAACATGTAA
- a CDS encoding retropepsin-like aspartic protease family protein, whose protein sequence is MTSLKKLLLDKGYVQHRIRLSKKSGHIVTKASINGHQGRFIIDTGASATCVDQALYKDFDLTTEFMGKEIGTASGSLRPRISHNNMLELGDWNDEDTTLLSMDMTFINTALKAEGMRSIQGLLGADFLVASKAVIDYSGKFMYLKL, encoded by the coding sequence ATGACCTCTTTAAAAAAACTGTTACTTGATAAAGGCTATGTGCAACATCGCATACGCCTATCCAAAAAGAGTGGTCATATCGTGACCAAAGCAAGCATAAATGGACATCAAGGCAGGTTTATTATTGACACTGGCGCGAGTGCAACATGCGTCGATCAAGCGTTATACAAGGATTTTGACCTCACGACAGAGTTTATGGGTAAAGAAATAGGGACCGCAAGTGGCTCGCTGCGTCCTAGAATCTCTCATAACAACATGCTGGAATTAGGCGATTGGAATGATGAGGATACCACGCTACTCTCCATGGACATGACCTTTATCAACACCGCACTCAAGGCCGAAGGCATGCGTTCTATTCAAGGACTGCTGGGCGCAGATTTCCTGGTAGCGAGCAAGGCTGTCATCGATTACAGCGGTAAATTTATGTACCTTAAATTATAG
- a CDS encoding Mrp/NBP35 family ATP-binding protein: MKIEKKEVLKALETISVPGEGQNMVESGAVKNVLVFGDEVIVDITINNPSLQAKKKTEVSILQAIHKEVHQKAQVKVNLKVEAPVKENNAPEIKGKPIPGIDNIIAVASGKGGVGKSTVTANLAVTLAEMGFKVGLLDADIYGPSATIMFDVVNERPLSVTVDGKSKMKPVESYGVKVLSIGFFTKLDQAVVWRGPMASKALNQMIFDADWGELDFLLVDLPPGTGDIHLSIMQALPLTGAVVVSTPQTVALADARKGVAMFQQESINVPVLGVIENMSYFTPPELPDNKYHIFGKDGARNLAEDLGIPFLGELPLVQSIREAGDVGRPAALQENTPVSNSFVDITRNVVTETVRRNENIAPTEAVKITTMAGCSPAKKS, encoded by the coding sequence ATGAAAATAGAGAAGAAAGAAGTTCTCAAAGCCCTAGAAACTATATCAGTTCCAGGTGAAGGACAGAATATGGTAGAGAGTGGTGCGGTAAAGAATGTGTTGGTTTTTGGTGATGAGGTAATTGTTGACATTACCATAAATAATCCCAGCTTACAGGCCAAAAAGAAGACAGAAGTTTCTATACTCCAAGCCATTCATAAAGAAGTACATCAAAAGGCTCAAGTAAAAGTAAATTTAAAGGTTGAGGCACCAGTAAAAGAAAACAATGCTCCCGAAATCAAGGGAAAACCTATTCCTGGAATCGATAATATCATCGCGGTAGCTTCTGGAAAAGGTGGTGTCGGTAAATCAACAGTAACAGCAAACCTGGCAGTAACACTTGCAGAAATGGGATTCAAAGTAGGCTTGCTAGATGCAGATATTTATGGACCATCTGCAACCATTATGTTTGACGTGGTCAATGAACGACCACTTTCAGTAACCGTAGATGGTAAGTCAAAAATGAAGCCCGTAGAAAGCTACGGCGTGAAGGTCTTGTCCATAGGATTCTTCACAAAATTAGATCAAGCCGTCGTTTGGCGTGGTCCTATGGCTAGCAAAGCACTCAATCAAATGATTTTTGACGCAGATTGGGGTGAGCTTGATTTCCTATTAGTAGATCTACCACCAGGAACTGGTGATATCCATTTGAGTATCATGCAAGCATTGCCACTAACGGGTGCCGTAGTAGTAAGTACACCACAAACCGTTGCACTAGCAGATGCTCGCAAGGGCGTTGCCATGTTCCAGCAGGAAAGTATTAATGTTCCCGTGCTAGGTGTTATTGAAAATATGTCCTATTTCACGCCACCAGAATTGCCTGATAACAAATACCACATCTTTGGTAAGGACGGTGCCCGCAATCTTGCGGAGGATTTGGGCATTCCGTTTTTGGGTGAATTACCGCTGGTACAATCTATACGTGAAGCTGGTGATGTAGGTAGACCTGCTGCGTTGCAAGAAAATACGCCGGTCTCAAATAGTTTTGTTGATATTACTAGAAACGTAGTTACAGAAACGGTAAGAAGAAACGAAAACATCGCACCAACCGAAGCTGTCAAAATCACAACAATGGCAGGTTGTAGTCCAGCAAAAAAGTCATGA
- a CDS encoding 30S ribosomal protein S16, producing MPVKIRLQRHGKKGKPFYWIVAADSRSKRDGKYLEKLGTYNPNTNPATINLDVDGSVKWLENGAQPTDTARGILSYKGVMLKRHLKGGVKKGAFTEEQMEEKFNSWVSEKEGKIADKASGLQAAEEKEAAKALEAEKAVNEARIAANTPEPAVEEPAAQDAATDASSEEE from the coding sequence ATGCCTGTAAAAATCAGACTTCAAAGACACGGTAAAAAAGGAAAACCATTTTACTGGATCGTCGCTGCAGACTCTCGCTCAAAGAGAGATGGTAAATACCTAGAGAAACTAGGAACTTACAACCCTAATACAAACCCAGCAACTATCAACCTAGACGTTGATGGATCTGTAAAGTGGTTAGAAAACGGTGCACAACCTACTGACACTGCAAGAGGAATCTTGAGCTACAAAGGTGTGATGCTTAAAAGACACCTTAAAGGTGGTGTGAAAAAAGGAGCATTTACTGAAGAGCAAATGGAAGAAAAATTCAATTCTTGGGTAAGTGAAAAAGAAGGAAAGATTGCTGACAAAGCATCTGGACTGCAAGCTGCCGAAGAGAAAGAAGCTGCCAAAGCTCTTGAAGCTGAGAAAGCAGTAAATGAAGCACGTATCGCTGCAAATACTCCAGAGCCTGCTGTAGAAGAGCCAGCTGCTCAAGATGCAGCTACTGACGCATCAAGCGAAGAAGAGTAA